In the Clostridium beijerinckii genome, one interval contains:
- a CDS encoding aminotransferase class IV: protein MRRIVHNYDKVMLDDGLFFGRGIFETILCKEKPIYLEEHLQRLKKDMMELNLQPLVEEKFLRDHLNKLEIKDKVLKITVTPLNIIITEREIAYKNDDYKKGMSLTISKVRRNSTSRLASIKSTCYIENIIEKENAKKLGYDDVIFLNEKGNVTETSCANIFMIKNNEIFTPNSEDGLLKGIIRDKIMKKFKVTEKSITIDDLTHSEEVIITNSIMGAMSIKQINEIKYNSEKFRHIFNENLRN, encoded by the coding sequence TTTGAAACAATTCTTTGTAAGGAAAAACCAATATATTTAGAAGAGCATTTACAGAGATTAAAAAAAGATATGATGGAATTAAATTTACAGCCATTAGTGGAAGAAAAATTTTTAAGAGATCATTTAAATAAGTTGGAGATAAAAGACAAAGTATTAAAAATAACTGTTACACCTTTAAACATTATAATAACCGAAAGAGAAATTGCATATAAAAATGACGATTATAAAAAAGGAATGTCGTTAACAATTTCAAAGGTAAGACGTAACAGTACTTCAAGATTGGCCTCTATCAAATCTACATGCTATATAGAAAACATAATTGAAAAAGAGAATGCTAAGAAATTAGGCTACGATGATGTGATATTTTTAAATGAAAAAGGTAATGTTACAGAAACGAGCTGTGCAAATATATTTATGATAAAAAATAATGAAATTTTTACTCCAAATAGTGAAGATGGATTATTAAAAGGTATAATAAGAGATAAGATTATGAAAAAATTTAAGGTGACTGAAAAAAGCATTACTATAGATGATTTAACACATTCAGAAGAGGTAATTATAACAAATAGTATAATGGGGGCAATGTCTATAAAACAGATTAATGAAATTAAATATAATAGTGAAAAGTTTAGACATATATTTAATGAAAATTTGAGAAATTAG